A genomic stretch from Asterias rubens chromosome 7, eAstRub1.3, whole genome shotgun sequence includes:
- the LOC117292707 gene encoding uncharacterized protein LOC117292707: MSGMTKSMESMRSWILGMATGALDYLKLKERGQAVVDFAKEKPIQAILIGVVAATSFLPAVVFVSFVTTFLVVGLVVLLAIEGVAILSALGVLIFALISSMVASAFIGMFLVSGLVVGRFTWRVSAPLRAKLIARIVALLYKGEPAPVESTTLIPEEKTIEDEYIIQD; this comes from the exons ATGTCTGGAATGAC TAAATCAATGGAGTCAATGAGATCCTGGATCTTGGGCATGGCGACCGGGGCGTTGGACTACCTGAAATTGAAGGAACGTGGTCAGGCCGTCGTGGACTTCGCTAAGGAGAAGCCCATCCAAGCTATTCTGATTGGTGTTGTAGCAGCAACAAGCTTTCTACCGGCTGTGGTCTTTGTGTCATTCGTGACCACCTTCCTGGTTGTTGGGCTTGTTGTCTTGCTGGCTATTGaag GCGTTGCCATCTTGTCAGCCCTTGGGGTCCTTATCTTTGCCCTCATCAGTAGTATGGTTGCCTCTGCCTTCATTGGGATGTTCCTCGTCTCCGGTCTGGTCGTCGGCCGTTTCACATGGCGTGTATCTGCCCCGCTCCGTGCCAAACTAATCGCTCGTATCGTGGCCCTGCTGTACAAGGGCGAACCTGCCCCTGTGGAGAGCACCACCCTAATCCCCGAGGAGAAGACCATCGAGGACGAGTACATCATTCAGGACTAG